TGAGCCGGCCGCGCTGGTAGTGCCGCCGGCTGCGTCCAAATCCAAATCAAAGCCTATACCCCAGCATCCGGAAACGCTGATCGCGCCGGCGCCGCCAAAACCCGCGCCGATCGCGCCGCCTTTGTCACGCCGCGCCAGGCGTAACGTGGCGCGCGGCAGGCACGAGATCGATGCGCGGCTCGATCTGCACGGATTGACGCAAAGCGAGGCGCATCACGCGCTGTTGCGGTTCCTGCGCACGGCGAGTGCGCGTGATGCGCGTCTGGTGCTGGTGATCACCGGCAAAGGCAAAGCCGGGAGCCATGAGGAGGGCAGGGAGCGTGGCGTGTTGCGGCGGCAGGTGCCGCAATGGCTGTCGTTGCCCGAGTTTCGGGATTATGTTGTCGGCTTCGAGGATGCGCATATCGCGCATGGCGGCGAAGGCGCGCTTTATGTCCGGGTGCGGCGCGCCCGGGATTGACCGAAACCAGGTCAAGGAGACCGAACATGGCCAAGCGCAAGAAGAAGCTGAAGACCAGGACGAGCAAGAAGAAAGTCGCCAAAGTGGCAAAGACCGCGAAGCGGTCGTCGCCAAAGAAGACCAAGAGAACTGCGAAGAAAGTCGTCAAGAAGGCGGTCAGGAAAACGAAGAAGAAGCCTGTCGCCAAAGCGCCGTCGCCACGAAGGACGGCAAAGAAGGCGATGATCGAGCGCGAGCTGGAAGAAGGATTGATCGAAACCTTCCCGGCATCCGATCCGGTGGCGCTGACGGATCCGACGACAACCATCAAGGAATAAGCACGGAGCGCGATGTCGTTGCCTTTCTGGCGCGAACGGTCCGGCCGCGCGGCCTCGCTTTGCGGCGAGTGCGCGGCAGGGTCGTTTCGGTGAGCCGTCCGAGCAGCCGCGACGCCACGATCCAAATCTCGAGGACGTCGGCCTCGACCTCCTGACGCTGGAGGATGGCACCCCCGAACGCTTCACCTTTCCCGCGTTTCCGCATCTCGCCAAATCCCCCTTGTAATTGGCTGCACTCATCAATCTACAACCATGAGTATAGGAGGCGACACATTACATGTGTCAAGAAAATTTTATAGTTTCTTTGACACAACCTCAGGGCGGTCGGGTTCTGCCGAGAGCGAGATCACTTCCAGTGTGCCGATCGTTTCACCCAGGCGCAGCGGAAAGGGAGTGGGACCGGCGTTGAACAGAACGAAGCGCACCGGCCCCTTGAAGCCGGGTTCGATGTGCAGGGCGCCCGACAGGATGACACAGCCGTCGGTCAGCCTGGGGACGGCGCCGAAGCGGCCGAGATAGTCGTAGGGCAACTCGACGATCTCCGCGGTGGTCGCCCGCAGGGCGCAACCCGGCTTGAGACTGATATGCTTTTTGTGCGCAAGATCGACCTTGTCTCCCCCCACGACGATGTCATCGCCGAGCGTGAGGTCGATCGACGCTGTGCGCAAATGGCCGACCGCAAAAGGCTCAATGGCAATGACGCCTTTCCGCACCGCGCGGGCAATCTCGTGATTGACCAGGGGGGCGGCGGCGCCTCCTCGCCGGGGCGGGCGGCTTTCGCCGAACCATTCGCCGAGCCAGTAGTCCGAGCTGTGCCCGGTCAGGCGGCCGAGCTTGCCGGCCATGGCCCGCGAGATTGGCTGGCGGCCGTTGACGATGTTGTTGACCGACTGCCGTGACACGCCGGTCGCCTTGCTGACTGCCACCTGATCGAGGCCGAGGCGTTTAAGCACGGCCCTGAGATGCGCGCCCGGCGAGGCGCGCTCTGTCGTCGAATGGGTGTCTCTCTTGCCCCGGCTGCCCGCGGCCATGGCTTAAGCTCCGCTTGAATATTTATTCCTAACCGGTACCCGTAAAAGTCCGGTGGTACCGCAACCGTTAATTGTAGCGATAAATTAAAGACATGGCACAGCCACCCGCCGACCCATGGGATCGCGGGCAGGTTAAACGGCTGCGCGCGAGCTACAGGATGAAACGGGACAGGTCGGCGTTCTTGGCCAGGTCGCCGATGTGCTTGTCGACATAGGCGGCATCGATGCGGACGGTTTCGCCGGCGCGGTCGGTGGCGGCAAAGGAAATGTCGTCGAGAATGCGTTCCATCACGGTCTGCAAGCGCCGCGCGCCGATGTTCTCGATCGAGGCATTCACCGAAACCGCGACATCGGCGATCGCGTCGATGGCGTCTTCGGAGAAATCGAGCGTCACGCCTTCGGTGCCGAGCAGCGCGACATACTGCTTGATCAGCGATGCCTCCGGCTCGGTGAGGATGCGGCGGAAGTCGTCGCGCGTCAGCGCCTTCAATTCGACGCGGATTGGCAGCCGGCCCTGCAGCTCGGGCAGCAGGTCCGACGGCTTGGAAATATGGAAGGCGCCCGAGGCGATGAACAGGATGTGGTCGGTCTTCACCGGGCCGTGCTTGGTGTTGACCGTGGTGCCTTCGATCAGCGGCAGCAGGTCGCGCTGCACGCCCTCGCGTGACACGTCGGCGCCGCCGCGGCGTTCGCTGCCGGCGATCTTGTCGATCTCGTCGAGGAACACGATACCGTTCTGCTCGACGGCGCGGACCGCTTCCTGCACGAGCTGATCGTTGTCCAGCAGCTTGTCGCTTTCCTCGTTGAGCAGGATCGGATGCGACTCTTCCACGGTGACGCGCCGCGTCTTGGTGCGGCCGCCGCCGAGTTTGCCGAAAATATCGCCGATATTGATGGCACCCATCTGCGCGCCCGGCATGCCCGGAATTTCGAACATCGGCATGCCCTGGGCGCCGGCCTGCAGCTCGATCTCTATTTCCTTGTCGTTCAATTCGCCGGCGCGCAGCTTGCGGCGGAAGCTCTCGCGTGTGGATGGCCCCGAACCGGGGCCGACCAGCGCATCGAGCACGCGCTCTTCCGCGGCCTGTTCGGCGCGGACCTGGACGTCCTTGCGTTTTTTGTCGCGCGTTAGCGTGATCGCAATCTCGACGAGGTCACGGATGATCTGCTCGACGTCGCGGCCGACATAGCCGACTTCGGTGAACTTGGTGGCTTCCACTTTGAGGAATGGCGCGCCGGCGAGCTTGGCGAGGCGCCGCGAAATCTCGGTCTTGCCGACGCCGGTCGGTCCGATCATCAGGATGTTCTTCGGCAGCACTTCCTCGCGCAATTTCTCGTCGAGCTGCTGGCGGCGCCAGCGGTTGCGCAGCGCGATGGCCACGGCGCGTTTGGCGTCGTGCTGGCCGACGATGAAGCGGTCTAGTTCGGAAACGATTTCGCGGGGAGAGAAGTCGGTCATGGTGCCATTCACTCACTTTGTCATCGTCCGCGAAGGCGGACGATCCAGCCCTCGACTAAGTGCTGGATGCCCCGCCTGCGCGGGGCATGACGGTCAGCCCTTCAGACTCTCAATCGTCACATTGCGGTTGGTGTAGACGCAGATGTCGGCGGCGATATCGAGCGACTTGCGCACGATGGTCTCGGCAGTGGCATCGGTGTCGAGCAAGGCGCGGGCGGAAGCGAGCGCATAATTGCCGCCCGAACCGATTCCGGCGACGCCCATTTCCGGCTCCAGAACGTCGCCATTGCCGGTGAGCACCAGTGACGCCTGGGCGTCGGCGACGATCATCATGGCCTCTAACCGGCGCAGGTAGCGGTCGGTGCGCCAGTCCTTGGCGAGCTCCACCGCGGCGCGCAGCAACTGCCCCGGATACTGCTCGAGCTTGGATTCGAGCCGCTCGAACAAGGTGAACGCGTCCGCCGTCGCGCCGGCGAAGCCGCCGATCACATCGCCTTTTCCGAGCTTGCGCACTTTCTTCGCGTTGGCCTTGACGATGGTCTGGCCGATCGAGACCTGGCCGTCGCCGCCGATCACCACCGTGCCGCCTTTGCGGACGGTCAGGATGGTCGTGCCGTGCCAGGACGGCAATTCTTGGGAGGACATGAGGCTTTACCCCTGCAATTTCCGTCATCTAGGCACGCCGGACGGCGTTTGCAAACCGGCCAAAGGCGCGAAAGGAACGCGAAAGGCCACCTGTGGCATAACCCCGCAACCCCTGATAAAAGGCCGCCGAAACGAGGATTTAGCCGCAATGCGCATCGCCACCATCAAGCGCAAGACCAAGGAAACCGACATCGAGGTCACAGTCGATCTCGACGGCAAGGGCCGTTCTCAGATTGCGACCGGTATCGGTTTCCTCGACCATATGCTCGACCTCCTGGCGCGCCATTCGCGCATCGACATGACGGTCAAGGCAATCGGCGATCTGCACATCGATTTCCACCACACCGCGGAGGACACCGGCATCGCGCTCGGCCAGGCGGTGAAGCAGGCGCTAGGCGACATGAAGGGCATCGGCCGTTACGCCGACGTCCACATGCCGATGGATGAGACGCTGACTCGCGTCGCGCTCGATATTTCCGGCCGCCCGTTCCTGGTGTTCAAGGCCGAGTTCGGCCGCGACAAGGTCGGCCAATTCGACACCGAGCTGGTGCAGGAATGGTTCCAGGCATTCGCCATGAATGCGGGCGTGACGCTCCATGTCGAATGCCTGTACGGCACGAACGATCACCATATCGCCGAGTCGTGCTTCAAGGGTCTGGCGCGCTGCCTGCGCAACGCCGTCGCGATCGACGAGCGCACCAAGGACGAAGTGCCGTCCACGAAGGGAACGCTGGGGAATTGAGAGCGTCATCGTCCGCGAAAGCGGACGATCCAGCGCTTCCCCTTCAGAGCTGGATGCTCCGCCTTCGCGGAGCATGACAGAAAGTGTAACGAGTAAACCAATGCCCACCTACACCGTGCACGAACCGCCGCGGCGGAAAAATGAGAGCGTTACCCAACCGGAACGCTTTGTCTTTGTGCGCGACGGATTCCATTTCTGGGCGTTCCTGCTGCCGCCGCTGTGGTTCATCGCCAAGCGGCTGTGGGTGGCGTTGATCCTTTACGTCATCGCGACTGTTGCGCTCGAATTCGGTATGGCCTGGGCGAAGGTGCCGTCAACGGGACGCGTCATCGTGGAGGTCATGCTCGCCATCGTCATCGGTTTCGAGGCGGCGACCATCCAGCGCTGGACCTTGCAGCGGCGCAAATGGAAGACGCTTGGTTTTGTCGTCGCCGAGGACGAGGAACTGGCGGAGCGCCGCTTCTTCGCGGCGTGGCAGCAAGGCGCGGCGGTGAACAACAAGTCCTTTGAGTCGACCACCGTCTATGCGGCGCCGGTGCTGCGCGGTTCGCCGTCGTCGTCCGACGTCATTGGCCTGTTCCCCGAGCCGGGCAATTCTTCCCTGGGGACGTCGCGATGAGCGTTGCCATTGTCGATTACGGCTCGGGCAATCTGCACTCGGCGGCCAAGGCGTTCGAACGCGCCGCGCGTGAGAGCGGGCACAATCAGAAAATACTCGTGACGTCTAAGCCTGACGATGTGAAAGACGCGACGCGTATTGTGCTGCCCGGCGTCGGTGCCTATGCCGATTGCCGGCGCGGGCTCACTGAAATTCCCGGCATGGTCGAAGCCTTGAACGAGGCGGTGTTGCAGCGTGGCAAGCCGTTCCTCGGCATTTGCGTCGGCATGCAGTTGATGGCCGAGCGCGGTCTTGAATATCAGGTGACGCCAGGGCTCGGCTGGATTGCGGGCGAGGTCGACAAGATCGCGCCGTCCGATGCCTCACTCAAGATCCCGCACATGGGCTGGAACACCCTCGATCTCAAGACGATGCATCCGCTGCTCGACGAAATTCCGCTCGGGCCGGACGGCCTGCACGCCTATTTCGTCCACTCCTATGCGTTCAGGACGGCGCGAAAGGACGATTTGGTTGCGCAGGCCGATTACGGCGGACCGGTCACGGCCATCATCGGGCGCGACAACATGGTCGGCACGCAATTTCATCCCGAGAAGAGCCAAAAGCTCGGCCTGCGGCTGATCGCGAACTTTTTGAAGTGGATGCCATGATTCTCTTTCCCGCCATCGACCTGAAAGAGGGCCTCGCCGTGCGCCTGGAACAAGGCGACATGGCGCGCGCCACCGTGTTTCATCGCGATCCGGCGGCGCAGGCGCGCGCCTTCGAGATGCAGGGCTTCCGCTATCTGCACATCGTCGATCTCGACGGCGCCTTTGCCGGCAAGCCGGTGAATGCCGACGCCGTCGACCGCATTCTTGAGACCATCGGCATTCCGGTGCAGCTCGGCGGAGGCGTGCGCGACATGGCGACCGTTGAGGGCTGGCTCGGCAAGGGCGTCGATCGCGTCATCATCGGCACCGCGGCGGTGCGCGATCCCGCCTTCGTCAAGGAAGCCGCCAGGAAGTATCCCGGCCGCGTTGCCGTCGGCCTCGATGCGCGCGACGGCAAGGTTGCCGTCGAGGGCTGGGCCGAAGCGTCCGAGCTGACCGTGCTCGACATCGCGCGGCGTTTCGAAGACGCCGGCGTGGCGGCAATCATTTACACCGACATCGCGCGTGACGGCATGCTCAAGGGTATCAACTGGGATGCGACCATCGCGCTCGCCGAAGCGATTTCCATTCCGGTGATTGCCTCGGGCGGTCTCGCCTCGATGGACGATATCCGCACCCTGCTGGAGCCGCGTGCGCGCAAGCTGGAAGGTGCCATTGCCGGCCGCGCCATCTATGACGGCCGGCTCGACGTGCCGGAAGCGCTTCGCATGATCCGCGATGCCGAGGCAAACCGCTGATGTTCAAAGTCCGCGTCATTCCCTGTCTCGACGTGAAAGACGGCCGAGTCGTCAAGGGCGTCAACTTCGTCGATCTGCGCGATGCCGGCGATCCGGTCGAGGCGGCGGTGGCTTACGATGCCGCCGGCGCTGACGAGCTCTGTTTCCTCGACATCACCGCCAGCCACGAGAACCGCGACACCATCTTCGATGTAGTGACGCGCACTGCGGAAGCCTGCTTCATGCCGCTCACCGTCGGCGGTGGCGTTCGTACTGTCGAGGATATCCGCAAGCTGCTCACTTGCGGCGCCGACAAGGTGTCGATCAATACAGCCGCCGTGAACCGGCGCGCTTTTGTGAAGGAAGCGGCGGAGAAGTTCGGCGACCAGTGCATCGTCGTCGCCATCGACGCCAAGAAAGTGTCGAACGACGGCGAACCCGCTCGCTGGGAAATCTTCACCCATGGCGGCCGCAATCCGACCGGGCTTGATGCGGTGGCCTATGCGCGCGAGGTGGTGTCGCTGGGCGCCGGTGAAATTCTGCTGACCTCGATGGACCGGGACGGCACCAAGTCCGGCTTCGATATCGCGCTGACGCGCGCGGTGGCGGATGCAGTGCCGGTGCCGGTGATCGCCTCGGGCGGTGTCGGCAATCTCGATCACATGGTGGCCGGCATCCGCGACGGCCATGCCACTGCGGTACTGGCGGCCTCGATCTTCCATTTCGGCGAGTATTCGGTGCGCCAAGCCAAGGATTACATGGCCAAGGCCGGCCTGCCGATGCGGCTGGACCCGTAATCCGCCTCATCCTGAGGAGCGGGCGTAGCCCGCGCCTCGAAGGATAGGGCGGCCGCATGGTTCGAGACGCCTCGCTGCGCGAGGCTCCTCACCATGAGGCCGGGAAAGGTTCGGAATGACGGCAATTCAAGAACCTGCTAATTGGCCCCCATGACCCAGTTCACCCTCGCCGACCTGGAAAAACGCATTGAGGAACGCGCGCGCGCCAGCGCCGAGCAGTCCTATACGCGCGCGCTGATCGACAAGGGCGCGGCGCATTGCGCCAAGAAGATGGGCGAAGAGGCCTTCGAAACGGCCATAGCGGCTGTGCAGGAAGACAAGAGCCGGCTCGTGTCGGAAGCCGCCGATCTCATCTATCATCTCATGGTGCTGATGAAGGTGCGCGGTGTATCGCTTGCCGATGTCGAGGCCGAGCTCGACCGGCGCACCGCGCAATCGGGCCATGCCGAGAAAGCGTCCAGGCCGAAGGGCTAGGCGCAGCGAGCGCCACAACGACGAATGCAGTAATGGAACAGCGGATCGACGACAATCTCTCGCCCTACCGCAGCTTCTCGCGGGCTGAATGGGCGGCGCTGCGCGAAGACGCGCCGATGACGCTGACCTCCGACGAGGTGACGCGGCTGCGCTCGCTGCATGACCGACTCGACATCAAAGAAGTCGAGGACATCTATCTGCCGCTGTCGCGACTTTTGTCGCTCTACGTCACGGCGACGCAGCGGCTGTTCCGCGCGCAGGAGCGGTTCCTCGGCGTCGAGGACGAGAAGATGCCGTTCATCATCGGCGTCGCCGGCTCGGTCGCGGTCGGTAAATCGACCACGGCGCGCGTCCTGCAGGCACTGCTCGCGCGCTGGCCCGGCTCGCCGCAGGTCGATCTCATCACCACCGACGGCTTTCTGTTTCCGAACGCGGTGCTCGATCGCGAAGGCCTGATGGAGAAGAAGGGCTTTCCGGAAAGCTACGATCTGGCGACTCTGCTGCGTTTTCTCTCCGACGTGAAGGCAGGCAAGCGTCCTGCGCGCGCGCCGATCTATTCGCATCTGATCTACGACGTGGTGCCGAACCAGTGGATCGAAGTGAACCGGCCGGACATTCTCATCGTCGAAGGTCTCAACGTATTGCAGACCGGACGTCTGCCGAAGGATGGCAAGGCCATTCCCTTCGTCTCCGATTTCTTCGATTTCTCGGTCTACATCGATGCTGATGAGGACGTGCTCAAGGGCTGGTACGTCGACCGCTTTCTCACCTTGCGCGGCACAGCCTTCCGCGATCCGAAGTCATACTTCCATCGCTATTCGAACTTGTCAGACGATGAAGCGGTGAAGACCGCGGTGTCGATCTGGGAGCGCATCAATCTCGTGAACCTGCACGAGAACATCCTGCCGACGCGACAGCGCGCCGATCTCATTCTCAAGAAGGCCGGCTCGCACCAGATCGATCAGGTGTCGTTGCGGAGGCTGTAGCCCTGCGCCGTCGTCCCCGCGAAGGCGGGAACCCAGTAGCCACCGGCCGCAAAGATTGAGTCGTGGCGATTGCGAGTACTGGATCGCCCGCTTTCGCGGGAGATGACAGATTCCGGCTAATTAGGCCGCCCTGCGGCCCGGGTCGAAGTGTTCGATATAGCGCTGCTTGATCGCTGACACCGGCAGCACGATCAGCACGTCGGTGGTGCCAAACTCGTGGTCGACCACGGCGCCGTCGCCGATATAGGCGCCAAGACGCAGATAGCCCTTCACCAGCGGCGGCAACTGGCGCAGCGCCTCCTTCGGATCGATCGATTCCTTCGAGATGCGGTTCATCTCGACATAGCGCTCGGGCAACGCCTGCGCGCGCCATTCCTCCGGCGCGCGGGCATAGTGATGCAGGAACGACAGCGGCAGCGCCAGGCGCTTGGGCTCGGTGCCGTCGAGGCTGGCGCAGCCGATCATGACGTCGCAGCGGTTCTGCGTGACGTAGGCGTGGATGCCGTGCCACAGCAGCTCGACCGTGCGCTTGTTGCGATACGGCGCCAGCACGCAGGAGCGGCCGAGCTCGAGGAATTGCAAATTGCGGTGGCGCGCGATCAGGCCGCTGATGTCAAACTCGCCGGCGGTGTAGAAGCCGCCGTGATCCTCGGCGAGCGATTGGCGGAGCAGGCGATAGGTGCCGACGACGGCTGGCCGGTTGCCGGGACCGCCCTCGCGCGCGGCATGATCGAGCACCAAGAGGTGGTCGCAGATGGCGTCGTAGCCGTCGACGTCGCGGCGCGCGAACAGCCGGCCCGGGTTAGGGATGGCGGCGCCTTCCTGGTAGAACACCCGATAACGCAGCTTTTGCGCCTGCCGCACTTCGGCGGCGGTCTGGGCGAGGCGGACTTCCAGCGAGCCTATCCGGCCGAGCGATTGCAGCGGGCGATGCGCTCGTGCCGCCCAGGCCTGCAGGCCGCCATAGGCCTGCAGCGACGAGATCAGGCCAGGCGCCGCGGGAGCCGCGCGGCGGCGGCTGAAGGGGTTACGCGTCGGGTTGGCGCTGTCGCGCATCATGGATGGGTCCCTTTGGGAGCTCGTCGTCATAGGCGTGGAAATAGGGAGCAATTCGTCCCGATTTAAGACCGGCGAATCGCGGCCCAGCATCCCGGTGCAGTGATACACCATGCCTCGAATACGGAATTATGACGATTTGGGGAAGCCCGGTTGACGCAGGTCAGGCCGCCATCGAGGCTCGCCCGGCAAGCCGGCCGAGTTCGTCGATGAGGCGCTGGCGGTCGAGCGGTTTGGTGAGAACGGCGTCCATGCCGGCGGCGATGCAGGCCGCCCGGTCGTCGTCGGACGCGTTCGCGGTTAGCGCGATCACAGGCACCGGGCGAAATGCCTCCTGTGCGACGGCCTTGATTTCGGCCTCGCTGACGCGAATGCGGCGCATGGCCTCGAGCCCATCCATGCCCGGCATTTGCACGTCCATGAGGATGAGATCGAACCGATTCCCGCTCTCTAAACCTGCGCTCCACGCCAGCACAGCGCTGGCGCCGTCGCCGACCGTGGTGACGCGGTGGCCGAGCCGCGTCAGAAGCGCGCGGGTCAGCATGACATTGATGGGATTGTCTTCGGCCAGAAGCACGTTGAGCCCGCCGCCGGGCGGGGCGGCCGGCTCGTCCTGCGGCGCCGGCTCGGCTGCTTTGGCGACATCGAATGTGTCCTGCCCGGCAAAGCGGGCGGCGAGCGAGGCGGCGCGCACCGGCTTCACCAGATAGCCGGTGAAGCCCGCGGCCTTCAGCGCCGGCAATTCGGCGCGCTCGCCCGGATTGATCAGCACAATGCACCGCGTCGCGTCCGCTGCGATATCGCCATTGGTAATCATCGCTTGGGCGAGCGAACCATCGACGATCAGCGTGTCGAAATGTTCTTCGGCAAGATGGCGCGCGGCGTCGGCGGCATTGCCGACCTCGATTTGCGTCGCCATGCCCCAGGCATCGAGCCGGCGCGCCAGCACTTCGCCTTCGATATAGGTCGAAGCGACGATCAGCGCGCTTTGGCCTTTAAGATCGGGCGCCTTGAACGGCGCGCCGGCTTTAATTTCCGCCGGCGGCAATTCGACCGAGAAAGAAAAGGTTGAGCCCTGGTCCGGGGCGCTGTCGACCTGGAGTGTGCCGTGCATTGCTTCGACGATGCGTTTCGAGATGGCGAGGCCCAGTCCGGTACCGCCGTATTTGCGCGTCGACGACGTGTCGGCCTGTTCGAAATCGCGGAAGATGCGCGCCTGATCCTCGGGCGCCAGCCCGATGCCGGTGTCGCGCACCGAGAAGCGCACTTCATGACCGCCAGTGCCGGGTTCGACGATGACGGTGACACCCCCGCTCTCGGTGAACTTCACGGCATTGCCGGCGAGGTTCAGCAACACCTGGCGCAGGCGCGTAGCGTCGCCTGTGACCGTTGCCGGCAGACGCTCATCGACGAACGAGCTGATGGCGATGCTCTTGCTGTGCGCGCGGGGCGCCAGCAATTCGATGGTTTCCTCCACGAGCGGCAACAGCGCGAAAGGTGCGGATGACAGTTCGAGCTTGCCCGCTTCGATTTTCGAAAAATCGAGCACTTCTTCGATCAGCGCCAACAACGTTTCGCCGGATGCCTTGGCGGCCTTGGCGTAGTTGAGTTGCTCGGGCGTCAGTGGCGTGTCGAGCAACAGATCGGTCATGCCGATGACGCCATTGAGCGGCGTGCGAATCTCGTGACTGACGGTGGCGAGAAATCGCGATTTGGCGCGGCTCGCTGCTTCGGCAAGCGCGCGGGCTTCGGCGCGATCGGTGACGTCGCGCCCGACGCTTTGCGTTTCGGTGCCATTTTCGGTTCGCACGGTGACGTCGCGCCAGGCGACCCAGCGTGGACCGAGCGGCGTGTCGATCTTCTGGTCCTGGGCGCGGGTGCCGTCGTCCAGAATGGCGATCTCGGTTTGCTCGATAATGGTGAGTGCCGGTGCCCTGCCGATCACGTCTGAATGATCCTGGCCGGCGAAGCGGCACCAGGCTTCGTTAGCGTAAGTTACAAGGCCCTGGGCGTCACGGCGCAGGATGAGGTCGCCTTGCGCTTCGAGCATTCCGCGGGCGCGCACTTCCGCTTCGCGTGCTTCCCAAAGCTGGTCGGATAATTCATCGATACGAAGTTCGAGATCGCGCCGGCGGTTCTTGGCGATACGGCGGCGATAGAGCAGGAACGCGATGACGGCGCAGGCGGCGGCAAACAGCGCGCCAGTGCCGATGGCATAGCTGTGTGGGTCGTAATCGGGGCTCGACAGGCGGATGCCGGCCAGAAAACCGAGCGCGCCGGAAATGACCGACAGAGTGATGACGGCCGAGCGGCCGAACAGGATGAGCGCCGCGGTGTTGCGCGAATGGGTCGGTGCGGGCTTGCGGGTTTTGACTTGAGCCATGCGGGGCTATTTCGCCCAGCAATCCTTGCTATTCGATGGTTTCTTTCGGAACGACATCGCGTCGTAGTGAAAGCGCGGTTAAGCGCCTGAACAATGAATGAAAGCTCGTCACGTTGCCGAACCAGGTGGAAGGGCCGGGCGCCAAATATACACAAAATTACTGTACAATACCGCGCAGGAGAGGCCGTCTTTCATCGTCAAGTTATTTAATAAATAGCCTTCATATTGGCTAACCGATTTTAAACGCCAGCGTCC
The Pseudolabrys sp. FHR47 genome window above contains:
- a CDS encoding PAS domain-containing hybrid sensor histidine kinase/response regulator; amino-acid sequence: MAQVKTRKPAPTHSRNTAALILFGRSAVITLSVISGALGFLAGIRLSSPDYDPHSYAIGTGALFAAACAVIAFLLYRRRIAKNRRRDLELRIDELSDQLWEAREAEVRARGMLEAQGDLILRRDAQGLVTYANEAWCRFAGQDHSDVIGRAPALTIIEQTEIAILDDGTRAQDQKIDTPLGPRWVAWRDVTVRTENGTETQSVGRDVTDRAEARALAEAASRAKSRFLATVSHEIRTPLNGVIGMTDLLLDTPLTPEQLNYAKAAKASGETLLALIEEVLDFSKIEAGKLELSSAPFALLPLVEETIELLAPRAHSKSIAISSFVDERLPATVTGDATRLRQVLLNLAGNAVKFTESGGVTVIVEPGTGGHEVRFSVRDTGIGLAPEDQARIFRDFEQADTSSTRKYGGTGLGLAISKRIVEAMHGTLQVDSAPDQGSTFSFSVELPPAEIKAGAPFKAPDLKGQSALIVASTYIEGEVLARRLDAWGMATQIEVGNAADAARHLAEEHFDTLIVDGSLAQAMITNGDIAADATRCIVLINPGERAELPALKAAGFTGYLVKPVRAASLAARFAGQDTFDVAKAAEPAPQDEPAAPPGGGLNVLLAEDNPINVMLTRALLTRLGHRVTTVGDGASAVLAWSAGLESGNRFDLILMDVQMPGMDGLEAMRRIRVSEAEIKAVAQEAFRPVPVIALTANASDDDRAACIAAGMDAVLTKPLDRQRLIDELGRLAGRASMAA
- a CDS encoding GNAT family N-acetyltransferase, translating into MMRDSANPTRNPFSRRRAAPAAPGLISSLQAYGGLQAWAARAHRPLQSLGRIGSLEVRLAQTAAEVRQAQKLRYRVFYQEGAAIPNPGRLFARRDVDGYDAICDHLLVLDHAAREGGPGNRPAVVGTYRLLRQSLAEDHGGFYTAGEFDISGLIARHRNLQFLELGRSCVLAPYRNKRTVELLWHGIHAYVTQNRCDVMIGCASLDGTEPKRLALPLSFLHHYARAPEEWRAQALPERYVEMNRISKESIDPKEALRQLPPLVKGYLRLGAYIGDGAVVDHEFGTTDVLIVLPVSAIKQRYIEHFDPGRRAA